Part of the Halodesulfurarchaeum formicicum genome is shown below.
CCCCTGGGATCGGCGTGGCTCCCCGGATTGAGGAGGGCTGGCCCGTCCCCAGTGTGCAGATGCGGTCGATGGGTATGTCCGGAGATCACCAGATCAGCGCCCCGCTCGGCCCCGAAATACGTGAGGCCGGTTTGCCCCCCGCGCTGGGTGTGGGTCACCGCGACCGTGAACGCCCCGGTCGTGAGCGTTCGAGCCGTCGGGAGCCGGTCCTGGACCCCTGGCTTGTCCCGGTTGCCGGCCACGGCGACGAGCGAGGAGGCAACCGACTGAAAGCCATCGAGCACCGCCTCCGTGGTGAAGTCTCCCGCGTGAATCACCCGGTCGGCGCTCCGGACGGCCTCCCGAAGCGAGCCCGTGAGTCCGGGTCGCTCGCTTCGATGTGTATCCGAGACGACCACGATCATGGACGAGGTCGGCGGGCCAGGCACCTGAGAGTTTCCACCGACTCCCGTGGGAAGAGGTTTATACCGGAGTGGGCGTGACTGGGGAACGTGGCAGCCGAGTACGAACGGTTCTTCCCGAAACCCGAGCCCTACCCGAATCAGGCCGAGGCGATGGACGTCATCGCCGACGCCCTGGAGGTCGGCCGGGACGTGCTCTTCGAGGGGGCCCCGGGCACCGGGAAGACCCTCGCCGCCCTGGCACCGTCACTCGCGTACGCGCGGGAACACGACAAGACCGTCGTCATCACGACGAACGTCCACCAGCAGATGCACCAGTTCGTCGAGGAGGCCCGCGAGATCCACGCCGAGACGCCCATCCGGAGTGCCGTGTTCAAGGGCAAATCCTCGATGTGTCACATCGACGTAGGCTACGAGGAGTGTCAGGTCCTGCGGGATACGACCCGGGATCTGGTCGAACTCGAGGAAGAACTCGACGAACTCAAAGATCGCGAACGACGGCTGCTCGATCAGGCCCAGGCCGGCTCGGAGTCGGCGACCGAGAAGCGCCAGTCGGTCCTCGAAGAGATCGAAGCGCTCGAAGAACAGCGGGCGAACCTGGAGGACTCGAACACCTGTGAGCACTACCGGACGAACCTGACCCGGGCGGGGGACGCCTTTGTCTCCTGGCTCTTTGACGACGTGCGCACGCCGACGGAAGTCTATAGCTACGCCGAGCAACAGGGTGTCTGTGGCTACGAGCGCCTCAAAGAGGGGCTGGACGGCGTCGAGTTGGTCGTGGCGAACTACCACCACCTCCTCGATCCGGTCATCCGCAGCCAGTTCTTCCGGTGGCTCGACCGGGACCCCGAGGACGTGATCGCGGTCTTCGATGAGGCACACAACGTCGAGGACGCCGCCCGGGACCACGCCACCAGAACGCTGACCGAGAACACGCTGGCGGAGGCCGCAAACGAGGCCGGGGATGTCGAGGACTCGCGGGCCGACGCTGCACTCCGGATCATCCAACCCTTCCAGGACGCCCTGATCGAGACCTACGAGGCGAATCTGGGGTTCGGCGACCGGGAGCGGGTCGGGTCCACCTGGCAGGACGTGCCGGTCGCGAACGAGACTGGCCGGGACGATCTGACACGGGCGTTCCTCGACCGGTACACCGGCCCCGGGATCAGCACGGATCTGGACGAGGCGCTGAAACTCGGGACGGCTCTGGACGAGGAGTACGAGACGGCCTACCGGGAGGGAGACGCCGACACCCGTCGGGAGTCCCAGACACTCGCTGCGGCGGACTTCATCGAGGGCTACCTGGAAGAGGGCGACGAGACCGGGCAGTACCCCACACTCGGCATCAGACGTGACGAGTCGACGAACGAGGTCTACGGCCGCGCGGAGCTTTTCAACTGCATCCCGCGTGAAGTGACCGAGACGCTCTTCGAGGAGGTTCACGCGACGGTCCTGATGAGCGCGACCCTGCGACCCTTCGACGTGCTCTCGGAGGTCCTCGGACTCGATGACCCCGCCGAACTCGCCTTCGGGCTGACCTTCCCCGAACAGAACCGCCGGACGTTCGCGGTCGACGTGCCGCCGCTTTTCGCCAGCCGGCGGGATGATCCCGGCATCCAGGAGGTCCTCACGGACACCCTCTCGGACGTGGTCCGGTTCACCCCCGGGAACACGCTGCTCTTTTTCCCCAGTTACGCCGAGGCCGAGCGGTACTACGACCGACTCTCGGGGGCACTCGACGCCACGCTCTTCCTCGACGAGCCGGGGGTCGCCGTGGAGGAGAAGCGACAGTCCTTCGTCGAGCGGACGGACGGCGTGCTGTTCACCTCCCTCTGGGGCACGCTCGCGGAGGGGGTCAGCTTCGACGGCGACGACGCCCGGTCGGTCGCGGTCGTCGGCGTCCCGTATCCCCGCCTCGACGAGCGCAGCGAGGCCATCCAGGATGCCTACGACGAGGTGTTCGGCGACCGCGAGCCCGAGGCCGGCTGGCGCTACGCCGTCGAGATCCCCACGGTCAGGAAGACCCGACAGGCACTGGGACGGGTGATCCGATCGCCCTCCGATATCGGCGTCCGGGCGCTCATCGATCGCCGCTACACGCCAGCATCCCGGACACAGCTCCCGGACTACACGGTCAATCCCGACTTCCCGCCCGAGGAACGGGCCGAGCTGATCGACGTCGAGCCGAGCAAGCTGAAGTACGCGATGTTGAACTTCTTCCGGGACCGGGACGCCTGGGACGGACAGCCGCCGACGCCCTGATCAGGCGGGCAGCGAGATCGACTCGACCCGCTCGCTGTGATCGCTGTCGTAGAGTTCGAGCGTGTCGACGGTGAACCGGACCGGCTCGATCTCACGCTCCAAAAGCGAGTCAGCAGCCGTCGCGGGCCCGTCACGGGCCAAGGTAACGTGGGGGGTGTACGTCCCCTGACCCTCCAGCCCCTCGATCGCCCCGAACTCGTCGACGAGCCGCTGGTGGAGCTGGGAGAGGCCGGGGCTCTCGACCGCCAGATAGGCAACCGGGGCGGTCCCGGTCGGTGGCTCGCGAAAGACATCCAGCCCCGTGATTTCGGCCTCGAAGGCGGGCGCCCCGTCGAGGGCCGCTCGGGCCCGCCGGGCGTCCTGCAGATACTCACGCCGGTTTGCCGCCGGGAGCCGTTTGAGTACGAGCGTTCGGCTCCGTGCGGGCCGGATTCGCTCGAAGGACGTGAGCGCGGGTCGAAGCTCACGGGCGAGGTCCCGGACGGCAGGCGGAACCGGGACGTTGACGCTGTACACAGCCGGCGTAGGCATGCGTCGGGTAAAAATTCGCCGGCCTACAGGAGGTCCCGGAGCAGTCGGAGCGCGACCAACCCCAGGACGGCAAAGACCAGCAGGCCGACCGAGAGCCAGATCAACCGCCCGAGCACCCGGACGAACGCCCCCAGGACCACGAATCCCACGACGAACGCCGCCACCGCCAGCAGCACCTTGAGGACCGTCATCGTGTCGAGACCGGACTGATTCATTGGGCGGGCGTATGGGAAGCCGCCTTAAAAATCCGGCCACCGACGCGTGATCGCCTGCCACGCAAAGAGAAGGATTCAAATAGTCCGACTCGATATGAAGACATACGATGTTCCCCCCGAACGCACGGCGTCGCTCGCAGGCCCGTACCCGGGGGCCCCTTCTTTCCGTTTCTCGACGACGAGCGGGGTCTCGCTGACCCCAGAATCATCCACACCGTCCTGATCTGTCGCCACCCGCGAGTTGTTGGGGGATCGTCCGTCGATCAGTGATCGTCGAATTACCAACCCACACCACCATCACAATGACACAGAACACCGTCGTGCTCGCCTTCTCGGGCGGGCTCGACACGACCGTCACCGTCCCGCTGCTGCAAGAAGAGTACGGCTACGACGAAGTCGTCGGCGTCACCGTCGACGTCGGCCAGCCCGAAGCCGAGTTCGAGGAGGCCAAAGCCACCGCCGAGGCACTCGACGTCGAACACTACGTCGTCGACGCCACCGAGGCCTTCGGCGACCTCCTCATGGACGCCGTCAAGGCAAACGCCACCTACGAGGGCTATCCCCTGGGGACCGCCCTGGCCCGGCCGGTCATCGCCGCCACGATCCAGGCGGTCGCCGAGGACATCGGAGCCGAGGGCCTCGCACACGGCTGTACCGGCAAGGGCAACGACCAGCTCCGCTTCGAGGCCGTCTGGCGCCAGTCCGACATGGACGTCATCGCCCCCGTCCGCGAACTCGACCTGACCCGCGAATGGGAGATCGAGTACGCCGAGGAGAAGGGCCTGCCCGTCGACAGCGGCAACGACGGCACCTGGTCGATCGACACGAATCTCTGGAGCCGCTCGATCGAGGGCGGCAACCTTGAGGACCCGGGCTATGTGCCGCCGGAGGACATCTACGCGTGGACCGAGGAGCCGACCGGCGAGACCGAACTGATCGAGATCGAGTTCGAGCAGGGCGTCCCAGTGGCACTCGACGGCGAGGCGATGGACCCGGTCGAACTCATCACGACGCTCAACGAGGTCGCCGGGGCCCACGGCGTCGGCCGGACCGACATGATGGAAGACCGCATCCTCGGGCTGAAAGTCAGGGAGAACTACGAGCACCCCGCGGCGACGACGCTGCTCGCCGCTCACGAAGCCCTGGAGTCGTATGTCTTCACCGCCGAGACGATCCAGTTCAAGCAGACCGTCGACGACGCGTGGGCCGAGAAGGCCTACAAGGGCCTGCTGGCCTCGCCGCTCGTCGACAGTCTGGAGGCGTTCATCGAGGACACCCAGACCGAGGTCACCGGTACGGTCACGATCAAGTTCGAGGGGGGCCAGGCCCGCCCGGTCGCCCGCGAAAGTGACAACGCGGTCTACTCCGAGGCCGCCGCCTCGTTCAACACCCAGGCCGTCATGGGCGACATCGAGCAGGGCGACGCCACCGGCTTTGCGAAGTACCACGGCTTCCAGGACCGCCTCGCGGCCACGATCCAGGCCTCGACTGACGTCTCGGACTTCGCGGCCGACATCGAGACCGACACCTGAGATGACAGAGGACACCGCGGACAGTTCGGTCGTCCGCCGCGATCGCTACAGCGGCGGGCCCGCCCGGGACTTCCTCTCCTCGATGGCCGCAGACACACATATCTTCGCGGCCGACCTGGCCGTGGACCGGGCTCACGTGACCATGCTGGCCGAACAGGGGATCATCCCAGCGGAGACGGCCGGTGAGATCTTCGACGCCCTCGAGGAGATCGAGGCGGCCGGCCACGAGGCACTACCCGACGGCGAGGACGTCCACGAGGCCATCGAGACGGCGGTTATCGAACGTGTCGGGCCCGAGGGCGGCAAGATGCACACCGGGCGCTCGCGCAACGACGAGGTCGCCAGTTGTCTGCGCTTTCAGCTCCGGGCCGACCTGCTGGAGGCACTCGATGCCGTCATCGCCTTTCGCGAGACGCTGCTCTCGGTCGCCGGGGACAACCTGGACACCGTCATGCCGGGGTATACCCACCTGCAGCCGGCCCAGCCGACGACGGTCGCTCACTACCTGGCCTCCTACGAGAGTGCGGCCGCCCGGGACACGGAACGGCTGCTCGATGCCTACGACCGGACCAACCGCTCGCCGCTGGGTGCGGCGGCGCTGGCTGGTACCCCATTCGACGTGGACCGCGAGCGGACCGCCGAACTCTTGGGCTTCGATTCGATCGTCGAGAACAGCCTCGATGCGGTCGCCGGCCGGGACTTCCTCCTGGAAGCCCTGAGCGCGATCGCCGGGCTGACGGTGACCCTCTCGGGGCTCGCGGAGGACTTGATCTTCTACGCGAATCGTGGGTACATTACCCTGGACGACGATTACGCCTCGACCTCCTCGATCATGCCCCAGAAGAAAAACCCCGACTCGCTGGAGCTGGTCCGGGCGACCGCCGGGGACGCCGCCGGGGCATTGCAGGGGCTCATGACGACCATCACCGGGCTCCCGCGGGCGTACAACCGCGACCTCCAGCGGGCCACGCCCCACGTCTGGGAGCCGGTGGCAGATATCACGGAGGCGACCGAAGTCGCGGCCGGAGCGGTTGGCACCCTGGACTGGAACGAGGCGGTGCTCGAAGACGCGGCCGGCGAGGGGTTCTCGACGGCCACGGGGATCGCCGATCGGCTGGCGATGAGCGGGCTCCCGTTCCGCACGGCCCACGAGATCGTCGCGACGACCGCCCAGACACTCGAATCGGCGGGCGAACTCGACGACGGGGCCCCGGACGAGGCGGCCACCATCGAGGCGCTCGCGGCGGCCACCGAAGCGACGACCGGGTCGGAACTAGAGACCTACGTCGACCGCGAGGAACTCACGGCGCTGCTCGATCCCGCCGCGAGCGTGGCCGCCAGGGACTCCCGCGGCGGTCCCGCGCCATCGCAGGTCGAACAGGCACTCGCGGACGCCCGGTCGGAAGTCGAAGCCGACCGGCGGGCCGTGACGAAACACCAGGCGGCCATCGACGCCGCCGAACAGGCACGCATGGAGGTCGATTTCCGATGACTGTGCGAGGATCTGGTCGACGGGTGTGACCCACCCGCTCACCCACCTATCATTTCAAACATACGATACTCCGAATCGGAGTTCCGGTTCGACGGTGGCGTTTACGTGCGTAGCGACGGGTGCAGTTAGTATATTATTATTGATAAGTTCGGAACGCTTAAGGTAATCAGTGTCCTACGGGAGATTGCAATGACAGTCTGCCCGGAATGCGGGGCCGAGGTGACCCTGCACGACTCGATCGAAGTCGGAGAGATCGTCGATTGTTCGACCTGTGGGACCGAACTCGAAGTAGTCGAGGAGAATCCGCCGGTTCTCGAACGGGCCCCCGAGCTCGACGAGGACTGGGGGGAGTAAGCGTGAAAGTCGGCCTCCTCTACTCGCGGATCCGCACGGACGAGAAGCTCCTGCTGGAGGAGCTCCGCGAGCGCGGCCACGACGTGGTCAAGATCGACGTTCGGGACCAGCAATTTGGCCTCTCCGGGTCGAGTGTCGACGCCGCGGAGCTGGACATCGTCGTCGACCGGTGTGTCGCCACCAGCCGGTCGATGTACGTCACGGAGTTTTTCGAGTCCTACGGCGTCCCCATCGTGAACCCGCCGGACGTGGCCAGCACCTGCTCGGACAAGGTCAAGACCAGTCTCGCCCTAGAGGAGGCCGGGATTCCGACCCCGGACACCCGGGTCGCGTTCACGCGGGAGGCCGCCCTGGAGGCCATCCAGGACTTTGGCTACCCAGTCGTGCTCAAGCCCGTCGTGGGGTCCTGGGGCCGGCTGATGGCCCGCATCGAGGACGAGCACGCCGCCGAGGCGATCCTCGAACACAAGGAGACCCTGGGCCACTACGAGCACAAGATCTTCTACATCCAGGAGTTCGTCGACAAGCCGGGGCGTGACCTCCGCGTGCTCGCCCTGGACGGGGAGCCGGTCGCCGGGATGGTCCGGTCGGCCGATCACTGGATCACGAACGCCCACCGCGGGGCCGAGACCGAAGTCCTGGAGATCACCCCCGAGATCGAGGATCTGGTCCGGCGGGCCAGCGACGCGGTCGGCGGTGGCCTGCTCGGGGTCGACCTCATGGAGACCGAGGACGGCTACACGATCCACGAGATCAACCACACCGTCGAATACAAGGCCTTGGCCGATGCAGTCGAGACGGACATCGTCGCCGAGGTCGTCGACTGGCTCGAGGAGAAAGCCGCGAAAAGCGAGAACGACGTCGCGGCCACCGCCTAGGGAGTCGGGTGCTATTTGTAGCGGGACCGTCTGGGTTGGCCCGATGACAGACCTTTCACTTTCGGGTCCGGTTCCCGAGGTCGCCGAGGACGGCGTCTGGCTCGCGTGTATCGAGTGTGGGGAGACCTACGCACCCTTCGAGGAGCCGACCTACGAATGTGACGCCTGTGGCTCGCTCTTGGAAGTTCGGTACGACGAGTACCACGACTTCGATTCCGTTGCCGGCGAGGGCGTCTGGCGATACGCCCCCGCGCTGCCCGTGGACGACGGTGTCACGATCGAGGAGGGCAACACGCCGCTCTACGAGGCCCCCTCGATCGAGGCCGCGGTTGACGTGGCCGACCTCCGGATCAAACACGAGGGCATGAATCCCACAGGGAGTTTCAAAGACCGGGGGATGACCGTGGGCGTCCGGGTCGCCGAGCGAATCGGTGTCGGGCGACTGGCGTGTGCCAGTACCGGGAACACAAGCGCTGCGCTCTCGGCCTACGGCGCCCGGGCGAACAAGGAGACCCTGGTCTTGCTCCCCGAGGGCAACGTTGCGGCCGGCAAACTGGCCCAGGCGAGTCTTCACGGGGCGACGATGCTCGAAGTCGAGGGCAACTTCGATGACTGTCTAGACATCGTCTCGGAGCTGGCCGACCGGGGGGAGGTGTACCTGCTCAACTCGCTGAACCCCTTCCGGCTGGAGGGCCAGAAAACGATCGGCCTGGAGATTATCGAGCAGTTCCGCGACCAGACTGGGTCGCTTCCCGACCGGATCGTGCTCCCGGTTGGCAACGCCGGGAACACCGCCGCGCTCCACAAGGCCTTCCGCGAACTCGTCGCGGCCGGCGCGATCGAGGAAGCGGAAGTGCCGACCCTCACCGGCGTGCAGGCCGCCGGCGCGGCTCCGATGGTCGAGGCCATCGAGAACGGCTGGGATTCTGTTACCCGCTGGGAGGACGTCGAGACCCGCGCGACGGCCATCCGGATCGGCGAACCGGTCAACGCGCCGAAGGCCATCCCCGCCATCCGGCAGACCGGCGGCACTGCTGTCGCAGTCGAGGACGAGGAGATCACCGCGGCCCAGCGCGAGTTGGCTCAGGACGGCATCGGCGTCGAACCCGCCAGCGCGGCCTCGGTGGCCGGGCTGCGGAAACTCCGGGAAGCAGGCGAGATCACGGCCGACGAGCAGGTCGTCTGTCTGACGACCGGGCACCTTCTCAAGGATCCGGATGCCGCAGCCGAGGCCGGAAACGACCCCACAACGGTCCCGAACGACGTCGACGCCGTGCTGGACGCGGCCGGGGACTGATCAGGGAGAGACCCGCAGTTCGCTCGGGTCGTTCACCGTCTGCCCGTCAAGAAACGAGTCGAGTGGCCCCGTGACAGTCTCGGGCCGGGCGAGGAACGCGTCGTGGCCGTAGTCATCGACGATCTTTTCGAAGGTGACCTCGGCCCCCGCCGCCTCGAAGGCGGCGGCGATTTCTCGCCCCTGTTCGACCGTGAACTGCCAGTCGCCGGTGTAGCTCAGGACCAGGATCGACCCGTCGAAGTCGGCGACGGCGTCTGTAGCGGATCCCTGGCCGGCCGCCAGGTCGTACTCGTCCATCGCCCGCAGCAGGTAGAGATAGCTGTTCGCGTCGAAACGGTCGACGAACGTGCTCGCATTGTAATCGAGGTAGGAGGCGACGTCCCGGTAGGGGAAGGCCTCGGCTGTGGGGTCGGCGACGCCCGCGATCACCCGGTCGGCCGCCCGCCGACCGAAGCGGTTCTCCATCGAGTCCTTCGAGAGGTACTGGACGTGGCCGATACGGCGGGCCAGCCCCAGGCCGTCGGTGGGGCCGGGGCTGCCGTAGTAGGCCCCGCCCTGGAAGTCCGGGTCCTGGGTGATCGCCCGCCTGGCGATGGAATCCAGGGCCAGGTTCTGAGTGTCGACCCGCGGGGCCGTCGCGATGGCCGCAATGCGCTCGACCCGCTCGGGGTAGGTCCGGGCCCACTCGATGGCGTTCATCCCGCCGACGCTCCCGCCGACGACGGCATACAGCGTCTCGATCCCGAGTTCGTCGAGGAGACGTGCCTGGGCGCGCACCCAGTCGGTGATGGTGACCGCCGGGAAGTCCGGGCCGTAGGGCTCGCCGTCCGGGCCAATCGAAGCGGGTCCGGTCGTGCCATAACAGGACCCTGGCACGTTCGCGACGACGACGAAGAAGTTCTCGGTGTCCACCGGCCGCCCGGGGCCGACCACCTCGCTCCACCAGCCAGCGGCCTGGCCGTCGATTCCCTCGGGGCCGGAGCCGGTGACATACTGGCTGCCGGTCAGCGCGTGGGCGACGAGCACTGGGGGGTCCGCCGGGTCGCCGAAGGTCTCGTAGGCCACGTCGAGGTCGACCTGGCCGCCCCGCTCGAACTCGAATGCCCCGACGGAGACCTGGTTTGTCGGCTCGGCGATCGGGCCGCCGTCGGTGGCGGGGTGTTCACCTGTCATGTCTATCACGCATATTCCAAATCGGGTATATTACTCCTACGTAATCCGACGTTTGTAAGTGTTGCTATTGGTGAGACTCGGTTCGGGCCCGAAAACGTTCACATGCCCCGGGTTAAAACGACACAGTATGTTCCACGTCCGGCGGGTCCTCGAATTCACCCCGCGGCGGATGGCAGGCGGGTACGCCGTCTTCGGGAGCCTGTGGGTCCTGCTCTCGGATCGGATCGTGTTCGCGACCGTCGCGACCGAGAGCACGCTCGCGCTGGTGCAGACGATCAAGGGCTGGGCTTTCGTGGGGCTCTCAGCGGCGCTCATCCTCGGGCTCACGCGTGTTCGTGAGCGACAGTTCGAGGACTCCAGACGTCGGGCGATCACGGCGAGCCAGCAGCTCCAGGTGCTCCACCGGATCTTCAGACACAACGTCCGCAACGACATCACCGTCATTCAGGGCTACAGCCAGTTGCTCCAGGAGCAATTCGCGACGAACCGAGCGGCGGGGTGGCTCGAAGAAATCAGGGAGACCGCCGGGCAGGTCATCGACACGAGCGAGAAGCTCCGGATCGTCTCGGAGGTCGAGGTCACCGAGGACCGAGATGTCGTCGATCTAGTCGCGATCGTCGATAGAGAACTGGGACGATTTCAGTCACAGTTCCCCGGCGTCGAGGTATCGCGGGACCTCCCCGAGCGCCTGCCCGTCCAGGCCGACCCCTCGATTCAGTACGCCATCAGGGAGGCCCTGGAGAACGCGATGGAGCATCATCCCGATCCACCCGCCGAGCGCCAGGTCAGTGTTGCCGGCGACACGTCGATCGGAGCGGCCACGATCGAGATCACCGACAACGGGCCGGGCATCCCGTTTGATGAGATCGAGCCGATCGAATCCGGCGACGAGAGCCAACTGAGCCACGGCAGCGGCGTGGGCCTCTGGCTCATCGCCTGGATCTGCCAGACCTACGGCGGCCGCGTCGATTTCGAACCCGCTGACGGGACGACAGTCGCCCTCTCCTTCGAGCGAGCCGACCCGATCGAGGAGGCGACCGACAGGCTGTCCCGCGAACTGACTCCCGACCTGGCCTGGTGAGCGAAAGTGACACACTCCGGCCGACCGAACGCCCCCATATGTCAGCCCCGGACCCGCCCCCGGACAATCCCTACGTCGAGAATCCCGACCTGGACTTCGAGCCGATCGAAGCCCTGGACGAGGCCCAGGCGGCCGCACAGGCCGAGGCCCTCCGGGACGCCATTCGCTATCACGACCGACGGTACTACGTCGAGGCCGACCCCGTGATCGCCGATCGAGCCTACGATCGACTGTTCGAGCGGCTCCAGGCACTCGAATCCGCCTTCGATCTCCAGACGCCCGACAGCCCCACGCGACGGGTGGGCGGGGAGCCACTCGACGAACTCGGCACCGTCGAACACGTCGTACCCATGCTCTCGATCGACTCCGGGGGCGAGCCAGCGGCCGTCCGCGAGTTCGACACCCGCGTTCGTCGAACCGTCACCGACCCCGAGTACGTCTGTGAGCCCAAGTTCGACGGGCTCTCGATCGAAGTGATCTACGAGGACGGCGTCTATCAGCGGGCGGCGACCCGTGGCGACGGCCAGACCGGCGAGGACGTGACCGAGAACGTGGCGACCATCGATTCGGTGCCCCTGCGACTCAGGGGGGATCCACCCGCGTTTCTCGCGGTCCGGGGCGAGATCTACATCCCGCGCCCGGATTTTCAGGCCTACAACCGGGAGCGGGTCGAGCGCGGCGAGGACCCCTTCGCGAACCCCCGAAACGCGGCGGCTGGAACCCTCCGGCAACTCGATCCCAGCGTCACGGCCGAGCGACCGCTTTCCTGGTTTGCCTACGACGTGCTCGCGGCTGGGCCGACCGCCGAGGCCTTCGAGGCCGCCGACGCCTCGACCGGCCCCGTCCCGGAGACCGGGCTCGAAACCCACGCCGACGAGCACGCGGCCCTCGAGGACTGGGGCTTTCCCGTCAACGACCGCTTCGAGGTGCAGACCGACATCGAGGGAGCGATCGCGTATCGCGATCGGCTGCTCGCGGCCCGCGAGGAGTTGCCCTACGAGATCGACGGCGCGGTCATCAAGGTCAACGACCGGGCGGCCTGTGCGAGACTGGGCACGACCGCGCGGCACTACCGCT
Proteins encoded:
- a CDS encoding sensor histidine kinase produces the protein MFHVRRVLEFTPRRMAGGYAVFGSLWVLLSDRIVFATVATESTLALVQTIKGWAFVGLSAALILGLTRVRERQFEDSRRRAITASQQLQVLHRIFRHNVRNDITVIQGYSQLLQEQFATNRAAGWLEEIRETAGQVIDTSEKLRIVSEVEVTEDRDVVDLVAIVDRELGRFQSQFPGVEVSRDLPERLPVQADPSIQYAIREALENAMEHHPDPPAERQVSVAGDTSIGAATIEITDNGPGIPFDEIEPIESGDESQLSHGSGVGLWLIAWICQTYGGRVDFEPADGTTVALSFERADPIEEATDRLSRELTPDLAW